A stretch of Campylobacter volucris DNA encodes these proteins:
- a CDS encoding non-canonical purine NTP pyrophosphatase codes for MKNKLKIVVASSNLHKIAEIKKILNNTYEIYALDEVIKPFEIIEDGKSFKENALIKSTTIFNALKKDDFIILSDDSGISVEALDNAPGIFSARYSKKANDIANNQKLIRKLHEKNLTQSKAFYTAAIAISSKYGNFYTHGYMHGLVIDTPKGSNGFGYDPLFIPNNFTQTLGELDEQIKLQISHRTKALKLANYILRLLEKLN; via the coding sequence TTGAAAAATAAATTAAAAATTGTTGTTGCTAGTTCCAATTTACATAAAATAGCAGAAATCAAAAAAATTCTAAATAATACTTATGAAATTTATGCCCTTGATGAAGTTATAAAACCTTTTGAAATCATTGAAGATGGAAAAAGTTTTAAAGAAAATGCACTCATTAAATCAACCACTATTTTTAATGCCTTAAAAAAAGATGATTTTATAATTTTAAGTGATGATAGTGGCATAAGCGTAGAAGCTTTAGATAATGCTCCTGGAATTTTTTCAGCAAGATATTCTAAAAAAGCAAATGATATAGCTAATAATCAAAAACTTATACGCAAATTACACGAAAAAAACCTCACTCAAAGTAAAGCATTTTATACAGCAGCAATTGCCATAAGCTCAAAATATGGAAATTTTTACACTCACGGCTATATGCACGGCTTAGTCATTGATACTCCAAAAGGAAGCAATGGATTTGGATATGATCCTTTATTTATACCTAATAATTTTACTCAAACTTTAGGCGAACTTGATGAACAAATCAAACTTCAAATTTCTCATCGCACAAAAGCTTTAAAGTTAGCAAATTATATATTAAGACTTTTGGAAAAATTAAATTAA
- the ruvB gene encoding Holliday junction branch migration DNA helicase RuvB, giving the protein MDRIVEIEKFSPDETYETSLRPSNFDGYIGQENIKKNLQIFIKAAKKRNECLDHILFSGPAGLGKTTLANIISYEMNANIKTTAAPMIEKSGDLAAILTNLQEGDILFIDEIHRLSPAIEEVLYPAMEDFRLDIIIGSGPAAQTIKIDLPKFTLIGATTRAGMLSNPLRDRFGMQFRLEFYKDEELAIILEKAAIKLNKTCETKASLEIAKRSRSTPRIALRLLKRVRDFADVNDESIISEKRAKEALDSLGVNELGFDAMDLRYLELLTQAKRKPIGLSSIAAALSEDENTIEDVIEPYLLANGYIERTAKGRIASLKSFDVLKLKYNKGLFDEK; this is encoded by the coding sequence ATGGATAGAATTGTAGAAATTGAAAAATTTTCCCCAGATGAAACTTATGAAACAAGCTTAAGACCTTCAAATTTTGATGGCTATATAGGTCAAGAAAATATCAAAAAAAATTTACAAATCTTTATAAAAGCAGCAAAAAAACGCAATGAATGTTTAGATCATATACTTTTTAGTGGTCCTGCAGGACTTGGTAAAACTACTTTAGCTAACATCATTTCTTATGAAATGAATGCAAACATCAAAACCACAGCCGCACCCATGATAGAAAAAAGCGGTGATTTAGCAGCGATTTTGACAAATCTTCAAGAAGGAGATATTTTATTTATCGATGAAATTCATCGTTTAAGTCCTGCTATAGAAGAAGTGCTTTACCCTGCTATGGAGGATTTTAGACTTGATATCATCATAGGTAGTGGGCCTGCTGCTCAAACCATAAAAATTGATTTACCAAAATTTACACTCATAGGAGCTACCACAAGAGCGGGTATGCTAAGCAATCCTTTAAGAGATCGTTTTGGGATGCAATTTCGCCTTGAATTTTATAAAGATGAAGAGCTTGCTATCATTTTAGAAAAAGCTGCTATAAAACTTAATAAAACTTGTGAAACAAAAGCTTCTTTAGAAATAGCCAAACGCAGCCGCTCTACTCCAAGAATAGCCTTAAGACTTTTAAAAAGAGTAAGAGACTTTGCTGATGTAAATGATGAGTCTATCATCAGCGAAAAAAGAGCTAAAGAGGCACTTGATTCATTAGGAGTAAATGAGCTTGGTTTTGATGCTATGGATTTAAGATATCTTGAACTTTTAACACAAGCAAAAAGAAAACCCATAGGGCTTTCTAGCATAGCTGCAGCATTAAGTGAAGATGAAAACACTATTGAAGATGTCATAGAGCCTTATTTGCTTGCAAATGGCTATATAGAAAGAACTGCTAAAGGACGCATAGCAAGTTTAAAAAGCTTTGATGTTTTAAAACTAAAATATAATAAAGGTTTATTTGATGAAAAATAG
- a CDS encoding type II restriction/modification enzyme — MNFYQEIKKYLNNNLFTSYTLEVEFPNIYNFKENEKIYKNNLDKIIKLYDIEKFKKQNEHQFEDDFISKVLEILGWKFVRQDIKIIQGKEEKPDFLLFYDEKSKIKYEKLNKEIKKSNNDFAIIVESKAYEVEIDNKKVKENPHFQILRYLSNLKKNYGFLTNGRFWRFYDNSILSSNKIFYEINLEQIIKDQNYQAFAYFYSVFSLINYTQENHIEKSLQVNKESKIKIEDDLKSIIYGTNGNESLFEFIGTKIYTKTQANLQEIYENSLYFVFRLLFIAYFEDKFENILEKHKYFKSKISIKTLLQNLSDDESSSAGFGDLETIFQIYNEGKNSFDMPVFNGGLFDTQKTKLLNTPKIFSDKDLKYILEKLLNYKDKNLIFTRDYKTLSVEHLGTIYEGLLSYFFEIASEDIYYVSYKEKSKEIECYFDNYDFKMLEKSKKVEKYTFYKKGQIYLKNTSNSRKASASFYTPQSITNFLIQSALKDKLNNENILKFKILDNACGSGHFLVNALNAITHIVLNDFDNFTNLKELHEQEKENILNSIKDFVQDYELDESDVLKRLLLKRIIYGVDLNPFSIELTKLSLWIDSFIFGTPLSFIEHHIKCGNALINSSINDFKNLTMQNANNLFTNSITKEFENLKEVFEKLDNLKDTNEEEIKQSKQIYKNEITPKLDNLNLYLNYINTLKFANKEELQILQALNQDGIENLNQNEQAKNIITKYTKKFKFFNYEIEFPEIIENQNFKGFDVIVGNPPWDKTKFSDDDFFPQYKSDYRSLIASKKKEIQNNLLAKDYIKQNYEKQKAYINDLNEYYKNSYPLNKGSGDGNLFRLFVEKNLSLLKQEGNLAYVLPSALMFEDGSLTLRKEILENKTLEYFYSFENRQAIFADVDSRYKFALMLIKNTQANHTHKIKTMFYKTDISSLENKDEILTLSLKDIKKLSPTHLALMELKDKQALEILKKSYNAFENLSFDYIDFRRELDMTNDKDLFIEEFREGLLPLYEGKMIHQFDPNFSQATYFLEKAKFDERLKNKELSRAKKATGKELKPELIKYDREFFRLAYRAVARDTDERTLIASLLPKNCGFGHSMFANVPKQYVLKDDGISIDAMPYERVLFVLALFNSLVVDFIIRNMVQINVSKTYLERIPLPQPSDEELQNNEIYKILAKNALLLELYNDKNHYFDELKQEFNIKDEEIPKTKKAYDILRAKNDILIKGLYSLNDDEFSYIISTFKVLNQKQSEYIALLRS; from the coding sequence ATGAATTTTTATCAAGAAATTAAAAAATATTTAAATAATAATCTCTTTACAAGTTATACATTAGAAGTTGAATTTCCAAATATATATAATTTTAAAGAAAATGAAAAAATATACAAAAACAACCTAGATAAAATCATAAAATTATATGATATAGAAAAATTTAAAAAACAAAACGAGCATCAATTTGAAGATGATTTTATATCAAAAGTATTAGAAATTCTAGGATGGAAATTTGTAAGACAAGATATCAAAATCATACAAGGAAAAGAAGAAAAACCTGATTTTTTACTATTTTATGATGAAAAATCAAAAATAAAATATGAAAAATTAAATAAAGAAATAAAAAAATCAAACAACGACTTCGCCATCATAGTAGAATCAAAAGCTTACGAAGTAGAAATAGACAATAAAAAAGTAAAAGAAAATCCGCATTTTCAAATTTTAAGATATTTGAGTAATCTCAAAAAAAATTATGGCTTTTTAACCAATGGAAGATTTTGGCGTTTTTATGATAATTCCATACTTAGTTCAAATAAAATTTTTTATGAAATAAATTTAGAACAAATTATAAAAGATCAAAATTATCAAGCTTTTGCGTATTTTTATAGCGTTTTTAGTCTTATAAATTACACTCAAGAAAATCACATAGAAAAATCCTTACAAGTTAATAAAGAATCAAAAATTAAAATAGAAGATGATTTAAAATCCATAATATACGGAACAAATGGTAATGAATCTTTATTTGAATTTATAGGAACTAAAATTTATACTAAAACTCAAGCAAATTTGCAAGAAATTTATGAAAATTCTTTATATTTTGTATTTAGGCTTTTATTTATTGCTTATTTTGAAGATAAATTTGAAAATATTTTAGAAAAACATAAATATTTTAAAAGCAAAATTAGCATAAAAACTTTATTGCAAAATTTAAGTGATGATGAAAGCTCAAGTGCTGGTTTTGGCGATTTAGAAACTATTTTTCAAATTTACAATGAAGGTAAAAATAGTTTTGATATGCCTGTTTTTAATGGTGGGTTATTTGATACTCAAAAAACAAAACTTTTAAATACTCCAAAAATTTTTAGCGATAAAGATCTAAAATATATTTTAGAAAAATTATTAAATTACAAAGATAAAAATTTAATTTTCACAAGAGATTACAAAACCTTAAGCGTAGAACATTTAGGGACTATTTATGAAGGCTTGCTTTCTTATTTTTTTGAAATAGCAAGTGAAGATATATACTATGTAAGTTATAAAGAAAAATCTAAAGAAATAGAATGCTACTTTGATAATTATGATTTTAAAATGTTAGAAAAATCAAAAAAAGTAGAAAAATACACTTTTTATAAAAAAGGACAAATTTATCTTAAAAATACTAGCAATTCAAGAAAAGCAAGTGCGAGTTTTTATACACCTCAATCTATAACAAATTTTTTAATACAAAGTGCTTTAAAAGATAAACTAAACAACGAAAATATTTTAAAATTTAAAATTTTAGACAATGCTTGCGGTAGTGGGCATTTTTTAGTTAATGCTTTAAATGCAATCACTCATATTGTTTTAAATGACTTTGATAATTTTACAAATTTAAAAGAACTTCACGAGCAAGAAAAAGAAAATATTTTAAATTCCATAAAAGATTTTGTGCAAGATTATGAGCTAGATGAAAGCGATGTTTTAAAAAGATTATTGCTAAAGCGTATTATCTATGGAGTGGATTTAAATCCTTTTAGTATAGAGCTTACAAAACTTAGTCTTTGGATAGATAGTTTTATCTTTGGGACTCCACTTTCTTTCATAGAACATCATATAAAATGTGGTAATGCTTTGATAAATTCAAGCATAAATGATTTTAAAAATTTAACCATGCAAAATGCAAATAACCTTTTTACAAATTCCATCACTAAAGAATTTGAAAATTTAAAAGAAGTTTTTGAAAAATTAGACAATCTAAAAGACACAAACGAAGAAGAGATAAAACAATCTAAACAAATTTATAAAAATGAAATCACACCAAAACTTGATAATTTAAACTTATATTTAAATTACATAAATACTTTAAAATTTGCAAACAAAGAAGAATTACAAATTTTGCAAGCTTTAAATCAAGATGGCATAGAAAATCTAAATCAAAACGAACAAGCAAAAAATATCATCACAAAATACACTAAAAAATTTAAATTTTTTAATTATGAGATAGAATTTCCTGAAATCATAGAAAATCAAAATTTTAAAGGTTTTGATGTTATCGTAGGCAATCCACCTTGGGACAAAACTAAATTTAGTGACGATGATTTCTTTCCACAATACAAAAGCGATTATAGAAGCTTAATCGCTAGCAAGAAAAAAGAAATTCAAAATAACTTACTAGCTAAAGATTATATAAAGCAAAATTACGAAAAACAAAAAGCATATATAAATGATTTAAACGAGTATTATAAAAATTCTTATCCGTTAAATAAAGGTAGCGGAGATGGAAATTTATTTCGTCTTTTTGTAGAAAAAAATCTTTCTCTTTTAAAACAAGAAGGAAATTTAGCTTATGTTTTGCCTAGTGCTTTGATGTTTGAAGATGGAAGCTTAACTTTAAGAAAAGAAATTTTAGAAAATAAAACTTTAGAATATTTTTATAGTTTTGAAAACAGACAAGCTATATTTGCTGATGTAGATTCAAGATATAAATTTGCCCTTATGCTTATAAAAAATACACAAGCAAATCACACTCACAAAATCAAAACTATGTTTTATAAAACAGATATTAGCTCATTAGAAAACAAAGATGAAATTTTAACTCTAAGCTTAAAAGATATCAAAAAGCTAAGCCCAACTCACCTAGCCTTAATGGAGCTAAAAGACAAACAAGCTTTAGAAATTTTAAAAAAATCTTACAATGCTTTTGAAAACTTATCTTTTGATTATATAGATTTTAGAAGAGAACTTGATATGACAAATGATAAAGATTTGTTTATAGAAGAGTTTAGGGAAGGACTTTTGCCTTTATATGAAGGTAAAATGATACACCAATTTGACCCAAATTTTAGCCAAGCTACTTATTTTTTAGAAAAGGCTAAATTTGATGAGCGTTTAAAAAACAAAGAACTTTCAAGAGCTAAAAAAGCTACTGGCAAGGAATTAAAACCTGAGTTAATAAAATATGATAGAGAATTTTTTAGACTTGCTTATAGAGCTGTTGCAAGGGATACCGATGAAAGAACTTTAATAGCTTCTTTATTGCCAAAAAATTGCGGATTTGGACATAGTATGTTTGCAAATGTGCCAAAACAATATGTTTTAAAAGATGATGGAATTTCTATAGATGCAATGCCTTATGAAAGAGTTTTGTTTGTTTTAGCTTTGTTTAATTCTTTAGTGGTTGATTTTATTATAAGAAATATGGTGCAAATCAATGTAAGCAAAACTTACCTAGAAAGAATTCCTCTACCTCAACCAAGCGATGAAGAATTACAAAATAATGAAATTTACAAAATCTTAGCTAAAAATGCTTTGCTTTTAGAGCTTTATAATGATAAAAATCATTATTTTGATGAACTAAAACAAGAATTTAACATAAAAGATGAAGAAATTCCAAAAACCAAAAAAGCCTATGATATCTTAAGAGCAAAAAATGACATTTTGATAAAAGGACTTTATAGTTTAAATGATGATGAATTTTCTTACATCATAAGCACTTTCAAAGTCTTAAATCAAAAACAAAGTGAATATATAGCGTTGTTAAGGAGTTAG
- a CDS encoding MFS transporter, whose amino-acid sequence MLKTVLPLSFIIGTRFFGLFIVLPVLSLYALKLQGANEFLVGLLIGVYALMQMALQVPFGVISDKIGRKKTMLIGLIVFIIGSLICSYADDIYTMIFGRLLQGAGAIGAVATAMISDFINEENRGKAMAIMGAFIGISFAASLVLSPLLSAKFGLSSLFDLSAILSFICIVLLFSVVPKEQAIHHENTKTPLKTLLKEKNLALMNLTNCMQKMLMSIAFLSIPLVLVHEFNYPSENLWHVYVSSMVLGFLAMGLSGSLGERKGLSKEILLLGVAFFIIAYAIFAFSDNALFFMVGVVIFFVGFNLHEPIMQSCASKFAKVNEKGAALGVFNAFGYFGSFLGGVVGGYFLHHFSLTMLASVLIVLSVVWFVLLLFLQSPSEFKNVYLPLDIQKDLSVIKDFKGVLDVYKNSKFLVIKYNKKLTSEEEILAIISK is encoded by the coding sequence ATGCTAAAAACAGTTTTACCTTTATCTTTTATAATTGGAACTAGATTTTTTGGATTATTTATAGTTTTGCCAGTATTAAGTTTATATGCTTTAAAACTTCAAGGTGCTAATGAATTTTTAGTAGGTTTGTTAATTGGTGTTTATGCTTTAATGCAAATGGCTTTGCAAGTTCCTTTTGGAGTAATCTCAGATAAAATAGGGCGTAAAAAAACTATGTTAATAGGGCTTATTGTTTTTATAATAGGTTCTTTGATTTGTTCTTATGCTGATGATATTTATACTATGATTTTTGGAAGATTATTACAAGGAGCTGGAGCTATAGGAGCTGTAGCAACGGCTATGATAAGTGATTTTATCAATGAAGAAAATCGTGGTAAAGCTATGGCTATAATGGGTGCATTTATAGGAATTTCATTTGCAGCTTCTTTGGTGCTTTCTCCTTTGCTAAGTGCAAAATTTGGCTTATCGAGTTTATTTGATCTTAGTGCTATTTTGAGTTTTATTTGTATAGTATTGCTTTTTAGTGTTGTGCCAAAAGAACAAGCTATTCATCATGAAAATACAAAAACTCCTTTGAAAACACTTTTAAAAGAAAAAAATTTAGCACTTATGAATTTAACTAATTGCATGCAAAAAATGCTTATGAGTATCGCATTTTTAAGCATTCCTTTGGTTTTGGTGCATGAGTTTAATTACCCAAGTGAGAATTTATGGCATGTTTATGTTAGCTCTATGGTGCTTGGATTTTTAGCTATGGGTTTATCAGGTTCTTTAGGAGAAAGAAAAGGACTTAGTAAAGAAATTTTACTTTTAGGGGTGGCATTTTTTATTATAGCTTATGCGATTTTTGCTTTTTCTGACAATGCTTTATTTTTTATGGTAGGAGTGGTAATCTTTTTTGTAGGATTTAATTTGCATGAGCCTATTATGCAAAGTTGCGCGAGTAAATTTGCTAAAGTAAATGAAAAAGGTGCAGCTTTAGGAGTGTTTAATGCTTTTGGTTATTTTGGAAGTTTTTTAGGTGGTGTTGTTGGAGGATACTTTTTGCATCATTTTAGCTTAACAATGCTTGCTAGTGTGTTGATAGTTTTATCAGTTGTTTGGTTTGTATTGTTGCTGTTTTTACAAAGTCCTTCTGAATTTAAAAATGTATATTTGCCTTTAGATATACAAAAAGATTTAAGCGTTATTAAAGATTTTAAAGGGGTTTTAGATGTATATAAAAACTCTAAATTTTTAGTGATAAAATATAATAAAAAACTCACTAGTGAAGAAGAAATTTTAGCGATTATTTCAAAATAA
- a CDS encoding AI-2E family transporter translates to MKNSKFFLISFILIVLFWVLYLFQPFLMNIAIASLMAVSTSNVNVKFLTIFKDKKVVAALATTLFMLALFFIPFVYAIIELAKAAKNFDINYIYNTIQYFKNYNLELPESLSFIEPKIQETLASIDFNSISKNILGYISSATKFGTKFLTDMVLICVFYFFANLYGARLISYIKTIVPMQKEETQGILSEVSNVMSVVFYSMVLNAILQGILFGIITKFYGYDAILMGILFCFSSLIPVVGGALVYVPISLYEFANGNLNAALVIFLYSVIMISFVADTLVKPYIIKWINNKLVEIPTQINELLIFFAMIAGISSFGFWGIILGPAILTFFISTLKLYVILNERHFV, encoded by the coding sequence ATGAAAAATAGCAAATTTTTTCTAATTAGTTTTATTTTAATCGTTTTATTTTGGGTGCTATATTTATTCCAACCTTTTTTGATGAATATTGCCATAGCTAGCTTGATGGCTGTCTCTACTTCTAATGTCAATGTAAAATTTCTAACTATTTTTAAAGACAAAAAAGTTGTAGCAGCTCTTGCAACTACTTTGTTTATGCTAGCTTTATTTTTCATACCTTTTGTATATGCTATCATAGAACTTGCCAAAGCAGCTAAGAATTTTGACATCAATTATATTTACAATACCATACAATATTTTAAAAATTATAATTTAGAATTACCAGAATCTTTAAGTTTTATAGAACCAAAAATTCAAGAAACTTTAGCAAGTATTGATTTTAATTCTATTTCGAAAAATATTTTAGGGTATATTTCTAGTGCAACTAAATTTGGAACCAAATTTTTAACAGATATGGTTTTAATCTGTGTTTTTTACTTTTTTGCAAATTTATATGGGGCTAGATTAATTAGCTATATTAAAACCATAGTTCCTATGCAAAAAGAAGAAACACAAGGGATTTTAAGCGAAGTAAGCAATGTAATGTCCGTGGTGTTTTATTCTATGGTGTTAAATGCAATCTTACAAGGAATACTTTTTGGAATCATCACAAAATTTTATGGCTATGATGCTATTTTAATGGGAATTTTATTTTGCTTTAGTTCTTTGATACCTGTGGTTGGTGGGGCATTAGTTTATGTGCCAATATCACTTTATGAATTTGCAAATGGCAATTTAAATGCAGCTTTAGTGATATTTTTATATAGCGTGATTATGATTTCTTTTGTTGCAGATACTTTAGTAAAACCTTATATCATCAAATGGATCAACAACAAACTCGTAGAAATCCCAACACAAATTAACGAACTTTTGATATTTTTTGCAATGATAGCTGGAATTTCAAGCTTTGGATTTTGGGGAATTATTTTAGGGCCTGCTATATTAACTTTTTTTATTTCCACTTTAAAATTATATGTGATTTTAAACGAAAGACATTTTGTATAA
- a CDS encoding transporter, toluene tolerance family has product MRKILGLLFSVCFVFALQLEEISKTMQNNIDQSVKILEQNKNNHTKAAEQIFALFDHIFDYQFMAKLSLSTRYEQLSDEEKKQYNQAFEANLKRSFTEKLALYDSQKLKVVNLEEKNKRVFLKTSMVVDGKENFVIFKFYNKNGDWQIYDVDIFGVSIIQTYRSQFKDVLQNADFATLLSKLSNVNFK; this is encoded by the coding sequence ATGCGTAAAATTTTGGGATTATTATTTAGCGTTTGTTTTGTTTTTGCTTTGCAATTAGAAGAAATTTCTAAAACAATGCAAAATAACATCGATCAAAGCGTTAAAATTTTAGAGCAAAATAAAAACAATCACACTAAGGCAGCTGAGCAAATTTTTGCTTTATTTGATCATATTTTTGATTATCAGTTTATGGCCAAATTAAGCTTATCAACTAGGTATGAGCAATTAAGTGATGAAGAAAAAAAACAATACAATCAAGCCTTTGAGGCTAATCTAAAAAGAAGTTTTACAGAAAAACTTGCTTTATATGATTCGCAAAAATTAAAAGTTGTTAATTTAGAAGAAAAAAACAAAAGAGTATTTTTAAAAACTTCTATGGTAGTAGATGGTAAAGAAAATTTTGTGATATTTAAATTTTACAATAAAAACGGAGATTGGCAAATTTATGATGTAGATATTTTTGGAGTAAGTATTATACAAACTTATCGCTCACAATTTAAAGATGTGTTGCAAAATGCTGATTTTGCTACCTTGCTTAGCAAGCTTTCTAATGTTAATTTTAAATAA
- a CDS encoding efflux RND transporter permease subunit — protein MLSKIIQFFLKFPKITLSFSLAFCLFFTFFSKNLSVDASAQSLLLEHDEDLKFYREISSRYGGDDFLMLAFTPKDVDLFSQKNLNFIKNISEEFAQIKGVKQVFSIANAPLLQSFNDKDLKEIIKNIPNIFSQDINITLAKKEILNHPFYKNNLISKDGKTAGILIYLEPDLTYNALIQSRDEAKNEKEKEHFRVLIKDHQELMREFSKARLDKINNIVDKYSKNDDFLHLGGVEMIANDMISYVKSDLVVYGLSLIGLLFIVLWWFFGSLYWVFLALGICIISLFTSSGIFALLGFDITIVSSNYVALVLIITVSVVIHLIVHFIENLQKHSKSSVYKILLSTLLAKANPSFYAILTTIVGFLSFIFSDIEPIIKLGIMMSLGIALSLILAYVFFASVVVLLPRMKTKKLDQNSLKFLQFCANASLNHRKIIYFISVVCVVFALFGISKIRVENSFVDYFKDSSRIKQGLLVIDKELGGTMPLDVIVKFKNTQNSTTLDEFEKEFEDLAQDDRYFFSSDKTRIAAKVHNFLASQNFVGSVLSLQSLLELGKNINDGKPLDDFVLAFLYENLETSFKNQILTPYVSIKNDELRFSIRVLDSNPNLRRDEFIKKLQHDLQILLQNDNVEVKISGIMLLYNNLLQNLFASQFDTLVFVIFVIFVLFVLIFRSFFYAFVAILANIIPLTLVFGLMGWLGISLDIMSITIAAICIGIGVDDMIHYIHRLKEELKHKKLKEAIIASHLGIGSAIYYTSFAIILGFLVMVSSNFIPTIYFGLLTVLAMSLLLFGSLFLLPSLIITFSKKNKS, from the coding sequence ATGCTAAGCAAAATAATCCAGTTTTTTTTAAAATTTCCAAAAATTACTTTAAGTTTTAGTTTAGCTTTTTGTTTATTTTTTACTTTTTTTTCAAAAAATTTAAGCGTAGATGCTAGTGCGCAGAGTTTGCTTTTAGAGCATGATGAGGATTTAAAATTTTATAGAGAAATTTCAAGTCGTTACGGCGGTGATGATTTTTTAATGCTTGCTTTTACCCCAAAAGATGTAGATTTATTTTCACAAAAAAATTTAAATTTTATTAAAAATATTAGCGAAGAGTTCGCTCAAATTAAAGGTGTAAAACAAGTTTTTTCTATAGCCAATGCTCCTTTACTTCAAAGCTTTAATGATAAAGATTTAAAAGAAATTATCAAAAATATTCCTAATATTTTTAGTCAAGATATTAATATAACTTTAGCCAAAAAAGAAATTTTAAACCATCCTTTTTATAAAAATAATCTTATTTCTAAAGATGGTAAAACCGCTGGAATTTTAATTTATCTTGAGCCTGATCTAACTTATAATGCTTTGATTCAATCAAGAGATGAAGCAAAAAATGAAAAAGAAAAAGAACATTTTAGAGTTTTGATTAAAGATCATCAAGAGCTTATGAGAGAATTTAGCAAAGCAAGATTGGATAAAATCAATAATATAGTTGATAAATACAGCAAAAATGATGATTTTTTACACCTTGGTGGTGTGGAGATGATTGCTAATGATATGATCTCTTATGTAAAATCTGATCTTGTAGTTTATGGTTTAAGCTTAATAGGGCTTTTATTTATAGTGCTATGGTGGTTTTTTGGTTCTTTGTATTGGGTGTTTTTGGCTTTGGGTATTTGTATTATTTCACTTTTTACTTCTAGTGGAATTTTTGCACTTTTAGGTTTTGATATAACCATTGTTTCGTCTAATTATGTTGCTCTTGTTTTAATCATCACTGTTTCTGTAGTCATACATTTAATCGTTCATTTTATAGAAAATTTACAAAAACATTCAAAATCTAGTGTTTATAAGATATTATTATCAACCTTACTTGCTAAGGCAAATCCTAGTTTTTATGCGATTTTAACAACGATTGTAGGATTTTTAAGTTTTATTTTTTCTGATATTGAGCCTATTATTAAGCTTGGTATTATGATGAGTCTTGGAATTGCACTAAGTTTGATTTTAGCTTATGTATTTTTTGCAAGTGTTGTGGTGCTTTTACCAAGAATGAAAACTAAAAAACTTGATCAAAATTCACTAAAATTTTTACAATTTTGTGCAAATGCTAGTTTAAATCATAGAAAAATTATTTATTTTATAAGTGTAGTTTGTGTGGTGTTTGCTCTTTTTGGAATTTCCAAAATTCGAGTAGAAAATAGCTTCGTTGATTATTTTAAAGATAGTTCTAGGATTAAACAAGGTTTATTAGTCATTGATAAAGAGCTAGGTGGGACTATGCCTTTGGATGTGATTGTTAAATTTAAAAATACTCAAAATAGCACTACACTAGATGAATTTGAAAAAGAATTTGAAGATTTGGCTCAAGATGATAGGTATTTTTTTAGTAGCGATAAAACAAGAATAGCAGCAAAAGTGCATAATTTTTTAGCTTCGCAAAATTTTGTAGGATCAGTTCTTAGTTTGCAAAGTTTATTAGAGCTTGGAAAAAATATCAATGATGGTAAGCCTTTAGATGATTTTGTCTTAGCATTTTTATATGAAAATTTAGAAACTTCTTTTAAAAATCAAATTCTAACTCCATATGTGAGCATTAAAAATGATGAGTTAAGATTTAGTATAAGGGTGTTAGATAGTAATCCTAATTTAAGACGCGATGAATTTATCAAAAAACTTCAGCATGATTTACAAATACTTTTGCAAAATGATAATGTTGAAGTTAAAATCAGCGGTATTATGCTTTTGTATAATAATTTACTTCAAAATCTTTTTGCATCACAATTTGATACTTTGGTTTTTGTTATTTTTGTTATTTTTGTATTATTTGTGCTAATTTTTAGAAGCTTTTTTTATGCTTTTGTAGCAATTTTGGCAAATATCATTCCTTTGACTTTAGTGTTTGGTTTAATGGGATGGCTTGGAATTTCTTTAGATATTATGAGTATTACTATAGCTGCTATTTGTATAGGAATAGGTGTTGATGATATGATTCATTATATTCATAGATTAAAAGAAGAATTAAAACACAAAAAATTAAAAGAAGCTATAATTGCTTCACATTTAGGTATAGGTAGTGCGATTTATTATACTAGTTTTGCAATTATTTTAGGATTTTTAGTGATGGTAAGTAGTAATTTTATCCCTACTATTTATTTTGGATTACTTACGGTTTTAGCTATGAGTTTGCTTTTGTTTGGCTCTTTGTTTTTATTGCCAAGTTTAATCATCACTTTTTCTAAAAAAAACAAATCTTAA